A window of the Linepithema humile isolate Giens D197 chromosome 4, Lhum_UNIL_v1.0, whole genome shotgun sequence genome harbors these coding sequences:
- the Ublcp1 gene encoding ubiquitin-like domain-containing CTD phosphatase 1 has protein sequence MEGELRIVVKWSGKEYDILDIQEEDTVLTLKERIHRETGVRPERQKLLNLKFKGKAAQNEDIIGKLNLKPGFKLMLMGSREEDIAEASQAPENVPDVINDLDIEEEEVEIEKAEINLRKIQIRIDRYVITELNPLREGKKLLVLDIDYTLFDHRSVAESGSQLMRPYLHEFLTRAYKNYDIVIWSATSMRWINEKMKLLGVSNHPDYKIAFHLDVLAMITVHTPKYGVVGVKPLGIIWGKYKQFSAKNTIMFDDIRRNFIMNPQSGLRIKPFKHAHTSRVKDFELLKLSRYLELIADVDDFQILNHRKWEEYKPKKNDQTREQTTSDEKS, from the exons ATGGAGGGTGAATTAAGGATTGTGGTGAAATGGAGCGGAAAAGAATATGATATTCTCGATATTCAAGAGGAAGATACTGTTCTCACCCTGAAAGAACGTATACACAGGGAAACGGGCGTCCGTCCTGAGCGACAGAAACTACTGAACCTTAAATTTAAAG gtAAAGCAGCGCAAAATGAAGACATCATTGGCAAGCTAAACTTGAAACCTGGCTTTAAACTGATGTTAATGGGCTCCCGTGAGGAAGATATCGCAGAAGCCAGTCAAGCACCAGAGAACGTACCTGATGTGATCAATGATCTAGATATAGAGGAAGAAGAAGTAGAGATTGAAAAAGCTGAGATAAATCTACGTAAAATCCAGATACGAATCGATCGCTACGTGATCACAGAACTGAATCCTCTAAGGGAAGGTAAAAAGCTTCTTGTGTTGGATATAGACTATACTTTATTCGATCATAGATCAGTGGCAGAAAGTGGATCACAACTAATGCGTCCATATCTTCATGAATTCTTGACACGCgcttacaaaaattatgatatagtCATCTGGTCGGCGACTAGCATGAGAtggattaatgaaaaaatgaaattactgGGAGTTTCAAATCATCCAGATTACAAAATAGCTTTTCACCTGGATGTCCTTGCTATGATCACTGTTCACACACCAAAGTATGGTGTTGTTGGAGTAAAACCATTGGGCATTATCTGGGGAAAGTACAAGCAGTTCTCAgcgaaaaatacaataatgttTGACGACATCAGAAGAAATTTCATAATGAATCCACAATCAGGATTGAGAATAAAACCTTTTAAACACGCTCACACCAGTAGAGTCAAAGACTTTGAGCTGCTTAAGCTATCGAGATACTTAGAGTTAATAGCCGACGTTGATGACTTTCAAATACTTAATCACAGAAAATGGGAAGAATATAAACCCAAAAAGAATGACCAAACCAGAGAACAAACCACCAGCGATGAAAAGAGttaa
- the cd gene encoding peroxidase: protein MRNVTERTPLRRNMESPDYVEFAGLLRTRRVRVRQFQCCVCGILIVVFTMALIISIGYSINHTNSTDPAIDNTSSGNLSGILQLEFVPESMLHASFSSTASVTAEPNSVLISGENIESSMRNLSQQEYTQGLRAGEQAIKDRLSADMLAAKSPLPSPSPESRHRYAVSTRPKVSALALAAVGEIAATRKIENMRSSRDEPSAIDTYFDSGWVPRSVCKRYFDRTCKIGKYRTIDGSCNRPRGWGSSVTPYRRVLPADYADGIESPRKAQSGRELPSAREVSLIVHKPSASSNPSFTVMLAVFGQFLDHDITATALSQGVNGSSIACCFPSKEHPECFPVRVGIGDPVYDQTGRTCMDFVRSAPAPRCKLGPREQLNQVSAFIDGSAIYGCDNETARDLREFTSGHLRMQLTSDNRTLLPPSTNLNDGCNREAEQRRGRYCFAAGDTRANENLHLTTMHLLWARQHNKIASELAKINPTWHDETLYQEARRIVGAQLQHITYREFLPIILGEEKMNEHDLKPLNSGHRKRTHNPDDSENDPTVANNFAAAAFRFAHTLLPGLMRMTDAEKGTSSYMELHRMLFNPYSLYAADGIRRSINSATSNVIQKYSTHVSSQLTSHLFEDPMGNSTVPCGLDLVSLNIQRGRDHGLPGYIVWREYCGLGKAETFSDLEGYLDNQALEQISMLYESVDDVDLYTGALAEIPESDSLIGPTFTCLIVEQFTRLQKGDRFWYEFAEQPYPFTEDQLVELRKTSLAKLICDCSDGITRAQMQVMRSVGPDNPIISCENIPTPSLAPWRRNYTSNLDLS from the exons ATGCGTAACGTCACGGAAAGAACGCCTTTGAGGAGGAACATGGAGTCGCCCGATTACGTTGAGTTCGCCGGTTTATTGCGAACTCGAAGAGTGCGAGTACGACAGTTCCAGTGCTGTGTTTGCGGCATTCTGAT AGTGGTCTTCACTATGGCTCTGATAATATCCATCGGTTATTCCATAAATCACACTAACTCCACCGATCCCGCGATCGATAACACATCTTCCGGAAACTTGAGCGGTATTTTGCAATTAGAATTTGTACCAGAATCTATGTTGCACGCGTCCTTCAGCAGCACCGCTAGTGTTACGGCCGAACCCAACTCCGTCTTGATATCCGGTGAGAATATCGAGTCCTCGATGAGGAATCTCAGTCAACAGGAATACACGCAAGGATTACGAGCTGGCGAGCAGGCGATAAAGGACCGTCTGTCCGCGGATATGCTCGCCGCGAAATCACCGTTACCGTCTCCATCCCCGGAATCTAGACACCGCTACGCGGTGAGCACGCGTCCTAAAGTTAGCGCCCTTGCCTTGGCAGCTGTAGGCGAAATCGCTGCAAcgagaaagattgaaaatatgaG atccAGTCGCGACGAGCCATCGGCAATCGATACCTATTTCGACAGCGGCTGGGTACCGAGGAGCGTGTGCAAACGGTATTTCGATCGCACTTGCAAGATCGGCAAATACAGAACTATAGATGGGAGCTGCAATCGACCGCGAGGTTGGGGCTCCAGCGTGACACCTTACAGAAGAGTCTTACCTGCTGATTACGCCGACGGAATCGAATCGCCTCGCAAAGCACAGTCCGGAAGGGAACTGCCTTCCGCCAGGGAAGTCAGTCTGATAGTGCACAAACCTTCAGCCAGCAGTAATCCATCCTTTACAGTAATGCTGGCTGTATTCGGCCAATTCCTCGACCACGATATCACCGCTACTGCGCTCAGTCAGGGTGTTAATGGAAGTTCCATAGCGTGCTGCTTTCCGTCGAAGGAACATCCCGAGTGCTTTCCCGTACGAGTGGGAATCGGTGATCCCGTGTACGATCAGACTGGCAGAACCTGCATGGACTTCGTCAGATCGGCACCTGCTCCGCGATGCAAACTCGGTCCCAGAGAGCAGCTCAATCAA GTCAGCGCCTTCATCGACGGCTCAGCTATTTACGGCTGCGACAATGAGACCGCCCGCGATTTGCGCGAGTTCACCAGCGGTCATCTAAGGATGCAGCTCACCTCCGACAACAGGACTCTGTTACCACCGAGCACGAATCTCAACGACGGTTGCAATCGCGAAGCCGAGCAACGTCGCGGTCGCTATTGCTTCGCCGCGGGCGACACCAGAGCGAACGAGAATCTGCATCTGACGACGATGCATCTTCTCTGGGCGCGGCAGCACAACAAGATCGCGAGCGAATTGGCCAAGATCAATCCTACTTGGCACGACGAAACGCTCTATCAGGAAGCGCGACGCATCGTCGGCGCCCAACTGCAGCACATCACCTATCGCGAGTTCCTGCCCATCATTCTGGGCGAAGAGAAAATGAACGAGCACGACTTGAAACCTCTGAACTCGGGTCACAGAAAGCGGACGCATAATCCGGACGATTCAGAGAACGATCCGACAGTAGCCAATAACTTCGCGGCCGCGGCCTTTCGTTTCGCTCACACTTTGCTACCGGGATTGATGAGAATGACGGACGCCGAGAAGGGCACATCGTCCTACATGGAGCTGCACAGAATGCTCTTCAATCCATACAGCCTCTACGCCGCGGATGGCATCAGGCGCTCAATCAATTCCGCCACGAGCAACGTCATTCAGAAGTATTCCACACACGTCTCTTCGCAGCTGACGAGTCATCTTTTCGAAGACCCAATGGGCAACTCTACGGTGCCTTGCGGCCTGGATCTGGTATCGTTGAACATCCAACGAGGACGGGACCACGGATTACCGGGATACATCGTGTGGCGAGAATATTGCGGACTGGGAAAGGCGGAGACGTTTAGTGATCTTGAAGGATACTTGGACAATCAGGCTCTGGAACAGATTTCAATGCTGTATGAGTCCGTCGACGATGTAGATCTGTATACCGGCGCGTTAGCGGAAATTCCGGAATCGGACAGTTTGATCGGACCGACGTTTACGTGCTTGATCGTCGAGCAATTCACGCGTTTGCAGAAGGGGGATCGTTTCTGGTACGAGTTTGCCGAACAACCGTATCCATTTACAGAAG atCAACTCGTGGAACTGCGCAAGACTTCGCTGgcaaaattaatatgcgaTTGTTCCGATGGAATTACGCGAGCTCAGATGCAAGTTATGCGCTCCGTTGGACCCGACAATCCTATAATATCCTGCGAGAACATACCAACGCCTTCTCTTGCGCCGTGGAGAAGAAACTACACTTCCAATTTAGATTTgtcgtaa
- the sp3 gene encoding phosphatidylinositide phosphatase SAC2 isoform X1, which yields MELFRTDTHFIFVKERHSLWCDKYTGEFAAKSDWEWAAPKDLECLGMFYGIVGKIELPVLEPRLMLIKDVTPVGELHGGHVIYKIKSIAFLHFGTENTDIGLLPCKKHQYVLKKKGSSGLFDVPQKAALAKTWGTIKNATNTIKNTTQHAAALATSQVKSTVIKRSVVKDKERFEKRILEELNKIFTETDSFFFCQTGDITNSLQRQCITDFQQEQEKPLWQRVDDRFFWNKHMLYDIINLNTDKANCWIIPIIQGYVQIEKCIVEVGFDGQPQQETFNLAIISRRSRFRAGTRYKRRGVDDDGKCANYVETEQLVWYHDHQVSFVQVRGSVPVYWSQPGYKYKPPPRIDKDEAETQIAFEKHFGEELVLYGPICIVNLVEQFGKERIIWEAYSNHVFNYNNSAITYTTFDFHEYCRGMHFENVSILVSALATVLADMGYCWRDRQGTICMQKGVFRVNCIDCLDRTNVVQTALGKAVMEMQFSKLGLIPPDGILPANIRQTFQSLWANNGDIISKQYAGTNALKGDYTRTGERKFTGLMKDGMNSANRYYQQHFMDNLRQAAIDTLLGNPIDVDQLNNNWSHYLNVLDNCCLELIPMKPPNIQLQLATHPDFLYANALYNLARYYLNRFKDVYRQATIDMMLGNTVSEEVFLERTEEEDNAATAIHVKLLIEDCKKLLIPDPEIILGSWGLIDADPVTGDPTETEMDTILILTRDSYYIADYDDQIDKVTNYQSVLLKDIVLIEFGQPENTVSFFKNKHYYCIRINYKVNGEYGYFHMFRSTNLRFFNNMAVVIKTEEESIESLKAICEAISVAMEIAGLPKVPVVLNVALDKRKSKLVNIKGSTGLLDISSFPEMTRNVSETQLLALKTAGTKALSNMSEQFSKLNKLSFGAKKPIDLAKGTGGKGTDEVSKPIFTVGSRDIAGNIKEKSGSGSSSNSSSSENIEMTHIPVEKPANFSHDKHLMEAYTPLIGIIMGVKNTNVVDGDVCETNANELSAPRHNNMNSSSKPDMAIDALHLIPQGGSGASIMSASPQKTTATTPEITVYDVGDSVGEERERMIPSTLTLFKNISHSTGDVDNKASSIGTKSITLQTDGRLDEKKRSASEKDLTLNITSSQSESALKSIKDNITNVTSPVASTAKDILLPFSKFAKGVQTLGANLDPRKLKTGNVMRLSENQIEERQKLQERWISCQSRLIAL from the exons ATGGAGCTGTTTCGTACTGACACGCATTTTATCTTCGTGAAAGAGAGGCACAGCCTCTGGTGCGACAAATATACCGGCGAATTCGCCGCGAAATCGG ATTGGGAATGGGCTGCTCCGAAAGATTTAGAATGCCTGGGAATGTTTTATGGAATAGTAGGAAAAATCGAACTGCCTGTATTGGAACCTCGCCTGATGCTGATAAAGGATGTGACACCAGTGGGAGAATTGCATGGCGGCCATGTAATCTATAAAATCAAATCCATCGCGTTTCTACACTTTGGCACAGAGAATACAGATATTGGCTTGCTGCCTTGTAAGAAACATCAGTATGTGTTGAAGAAGAAGGGGAGCAGTGGATTGTTTGATGTACCACAGAAAGCAGCACTGGCAAAAACTTGGGGTACAATTAAGAATGCCACAAATACCATAAAAAACACCACGCAGCATGCTGCTGCATTAGCTACGTCTCAA gtgAAGTCTACAGTCATAAAACGAAGCGTAGTGAAGGATAAAGAAAGATTTGAGAAGAGGATATTGGAGGAGCTGAATAAGATATTTACCGAAACTGATTCCTTCTTCTTCTGTCAGACCGGTGACATCACCAACAGCTTGCAAAGACAATGTATAACAGACTTTCAGCAGGAACAAGAGAAGCCATTGTGGCAGCGTGTGGATGACAGATTCTTCTGGAATAAACACATGTTATAcgacattattaatttgaat ACAGATAAAGCAAACTGCTGGATAATACCAATCATCCAAGGATATGttcaaatagaaaaatgtatagTCGAAGTAGGTTTTGATGGACAACCACAGCAGGAGACATTTAACTTGGCGATTATATCGAGAAGGAGCAGATTCCGTGCTGGAACCAG GTACAAGAGACGCGGAGTGGACGACGATGGCAAGTGCGCGAATTATGTCGAGACTGAACAATTGGTTTGGTATCACGATCATCAAGTATCTTTTGTACAAGTACGGGGAAGTGTGCCAGTGTATTGGTCGCAGCCTGGATATAAATACAAACCACCACCACGGATTGATAAAG ATGAGGCTGAAACGCAGATAGCATTTGAGAAGCACTTTGGTGAAGAACTTGTATTGTACGGACCCATTTGCATCGTTAATCTGGTCGAACAGTTCGGCAAAGAGAGGATAATTTGGGAAGCCTACAGCAATCATGTGTTTAACTATAATAATTCGGCTATAACATACACCACTTTCGATTTCCACGAGTATTG TCGAGGAATGCATTTCGAAAACGTGTCTATTCTGGTTAGCGCGTTGGCTACAGTGCTGGCAGACATGGGTTACTGCTGGCGCGATAGACAAGGTACGATTTGCATGCAAAAGGGCGTATTCCGCGTGAATTGCATAGATTGCTTAGATAGAACAAACGTGGTGCAAACCGCTCTGGGTAAAGCTGTTATGGAAATGCAGTTTTCGAAATTGGGACTAATACCACCCGACGGAATTCTACCCGCAAACATAAGACAGACTTTTCAATCGCTGTGGGCTAATAATGGCGATATTATTAGCAAGCAATACGCAGGAACAAACGCTTTAAAG ggAGATTACACGCGCACCGGAGAGAGAAAATTTACCGGCTTGATGAAAGACGGCATGAATTCCGCAAACAG ATATTATCAGCAACACTTTATGGACAACTTACGTCAGGCGGCGATAGATACGTTGCTCGGGAACCCGATCGACGTTGATCAACTGAACAACAATTGGtcacattatttaaatgtccTTGATAATTGCTGTCTCGAACTTATACCTATGAAACCACCAAATATACAACTTCAACTTGCTACACACCCTGACTTCCTTTATGCCAATGCCCTCTATAATTTAGCAAG ATATTATTTGAATCGTTTCAAGGATGTCTACAGACAAGCGACAATCGATATGATGCTGGGAAATACTGTGAGCGAAGAAGTATTCCTAGAACGCACAGAAGAGGAAGATAATGCGGCAACTGCTATTCACGTGAAACTATTGATCgaagattgtaaaaaattattaatacctGACCCGGAAATCATTCTGGGCAGTTGGGGACTTATCGATGCCGATCCTGT caCGGGTGATCCAACGGAGACAGAAATGgatactattttaatattgactCGAGATAGCTATTACATAGCGGATTATGACGATCAGATCGATAAAGTCACAAATTATCAAAGCGTTCTTCTCAAAGATATCGTCTTGATCGAATTCGGTCAGCCTGAGAATACAGTTTCCTTCTTCAAGAATAAGCATTACTACTGTATCCGAATCAATTACAAAGTGAATGGCGAATACGGTTATTTTCACATGTTCCGTAGTacaaatttaagattttttaataacatggCGGTTGTGATTAAAACTGAAGAAGAAAGCATAG AATCTCTAAAAGCAATTTGCGAAGCAATTTCAGTAGCCATGGAAATAGCAGGGTTGCCAAAGGTTCCTGTAGTCCTGAATGTCGCGTTAGATAAGAGAAAGAGTAAATTGGTAAATATTAAAGGCTCTACAGGGTTACTGGACATTTCGTCGTTCCCAGAAATGACAAGAAATGTGTCCGAAACACAGTTACTCGCTTTGAAGACAGCAg GTACAAAAGCTTTAAGCAACATGTCGGAGCAGTTTAGCAAACTGAATAAACTAAGTTTTGGCGCGAAGAAGCCAATTGATCTGGCCAAGGGCACAGGTGGCAAAGGAACGGATGAAGTATCGAAACCGATCTTTACCGTCGGTAGCAGAGATATCGCGGGCAACATAAAAGAGAAGAGCGGCAGCGGCAgtagcagcaacagcagcagcagcgagAATATCGAAATGACGCACATACCCGTCGAGAAGCCAGCGAACTTCAGTCACGACAAGCATTTAATGGAAGCTTATACGCCGCTAATCGGCATTATTATGGGCGTGAAGAACACCAACGTTGTGGACGGTGATGTTTGCGAGACAAACGCGAACGAGTTATCTGCACCAAGACATAACAATATGAATTCAAGTTCAAAACCCGATATGGCAATTGACGCGCTGCATCTAATACCGCAAGGTGGATCTGGCGCCAGTATCATGAGCGCTTCGCCGCAGAAGACCACGGCGACCACGCCGGAGATAACAGTTTACGACGTCGGGGATAGCGTAGGCGAGGAGAGAGAGCGAATGATACCGTCAACTCTAAcgcttttcaaaaatatcagtCACTCGACGGGAGACGTCGACAATAAAGCATCATCGATCGGTACTAAGAGTATTACACTTCAAACGGACGGCAGACTGGATGAGAAGAAAAGATCAGCTTCCGAAAAGGATCTGACGCTGAACATCACATCATCCCAAAGCGAGTCCGCTTTGAAGTccataaaagataatattacaaatgttaCTAGTCCAGTAGCGTCCACGGCCAAGGATATTCTGTTGCCGTTCTCGAAGTTTGCGAAGGGTGTGCAAACGTTAGGGGCTAATTTAGATCCTAGAAAGCTAAAGACAGGTAATGTGATGCGTTTGTCGGAAAACCAAATAGAAGAGCGACAGAAGCTTCAGGAAAGATGGATCTCTTGTCAATCTAGACTTATTGCTTTGTAA
- the sp3 gene encoding phosphatidylinositide phosphatase SAC2 isoform X2 — protein MELFRTDTHFIFVKERHSLWCDKYTGEFAAKSDWEWAAPKDLECLGMFYGIVGKIELPVLEPRLMLIKDVTPVGELHGGHVIYKIKSIAFLHFGTENTDIGLLPCKKHQYVLKKKGSSGLFDVPQKAALAKTWGTIKNATNTIKNTTQHAAALATSQVKSTVIKRSVVKDKERFEKRILEELNKIFTETDSFFFCQTGDITNSLQRQCITDFQQEQEKPLWQRVDDRFFWNKHMLYDIINLNTDKANCWIIPIIQGYVQIEKCIVEVGFDGQPQQETFNLAIISRRSRFRAGTRYKRRGVDDDGKCANYVETEQLVWYHDHQVSFVQVRGSVPVYWSQPGYKYKPPPRIDKDEAETQIAFEKHFGEELVLYGPICIVNLVEQFGKERIIWEAYSNHVFNYNNSAITYTTFDFHEYCRGMHFENVSILVSALATVLADMGYCWRDRQGTICMQKGVFRVNCIDCLDRTNVVQTALGKAVMEMQFSKLGLIPPDGILPANIRQTFQSLWANNGDIISKQYAGTNALKGDYTRTGERKFTGLMKDGMNSANRYYLNRFKDVYRQATIDMMLGNTVSEEVFLERTEEEDNAATAIHVKLLIEDCKKLLIPDPEIILGSWGLIDADPVTGDPTETEMDTILILTRDSYYIADYDDQIDKVTNYQSVLLKDIVLIEFGQPENTVSFFKNKHYYCIRINYKVNGEYGYFHMFRSTNLRFFNNMAVVIKTEEESIESLKAICEAISVAMEIAGLPKVPVVLNVALDKRKSKLVNIKGSTGLLDISSFPEMTRNVSETQLLALKTAGTKALSNMSEQFSKLNKLSFGAKKPIDLAKGTGGKGTDEVSKPIFTVGSRDIAGNIKEKSGSGSSSNSSSSENIEMTHIPVEKPANFSHDKHLMEAYTPLIGIIMGVKNTNVVDGDVCETNANELSAPRHNNMNSSSKPDMAIDALHLIPQGGSGASIMSASPQKTTATTPEITVYDVGDSVGEERERMIPSTLTLFKNISHSTGDVDNKASSIGTKSITLQTDGRLDEKKRSASEKDLTLNITSSQSESALKSIKDNITNVTSPVASTAKDILLPFSKFAKGVQTLGANLDPRKLKTGNVMRLSENQIEERQKLQERWISCQSRLIAL, from the exons ATGGAGCTGTTTCGTACTGACACGCATTTTATCTTCGTGAAAGAGAGGCACAGCCTCTGGTGCGACAAATATACCGGCGAATTCGCCGCGAAATCGG ATTGGGAATGGGCTGCTCCGAAAGATTTAGAATGCCTGGGAATGTTTTATGGAATAGTAGGAAAAATCGAACTGCCTGTATTGGAACCTCGCCTGATGCTGATAAAGGATGTGACACCAGTGGGAGAATTGCATGGCGGCCATGTAATCTATAAAATCAAATCCATCGCGTTTCTACACTTTGGCACAGAGAATACAGATATTGGCTTGCTGCCTTGTAAGAAACATCAGTATGTGTTGAAGAAGAAGGGGAGCAGTGGATTGTTTGATGTACCACAGAAAGCAGCACTGGCAAAAACTTGGGGTACAATTAAGAATGCCACAAATACCATAAAAAACACCACGCAGCATGCTGCTGCATTAGCTACGTCTCAA gtgAAGTCTACAGTCATAAAACGAAGCGTAGTGAAGGATAAAGAAAGATTTGAGAAGAGGATATTGGAGGAGCTGAATAAGATATTTACCGAAACTGATTCCTTCTTCTTCTGTCAGACCGGTGACATCACCAACAGCTTGCAAAGACAATGTATAACAGACTTTCAGCAGGAACAAGAGAAGCCATTGTGGCAGCGTGTGGATGACAGATTCTTCTGGAATAAACACATGTTATAcgacattattaatttgaat ACAGATAAAGCAAACTGCTGGATAATACCAATCATCCAAGGATATGttcaaatagaaaaatgtatagTCGAAGTAGGTTTTGATGGACAACCACAGCAGGAGACATTTAACTTGGCGATTATATCGAGAAGGAGCAGATTCCGTGCTGGAACCAG GTACAAGAGACGCGGAGTGGACGACGATGGCAAGTGCGCGAATTATGTCGAGACTGAACAATTGGTTTGGTATCACGATCATCAAGTATCTTTTGTACAAGTACGGGGAAGTGTGCCAGTGTATTGGTCGCAGCCTGGATATAAATACAAACCACCACCACGGATTGATAAAG ATGAGGCTGAAACGCAGATAGCATTTGAGAAGCACTTTGGTGAAGAACTTGTATTGTACGGACCCATTTGCATCGTTAATCTGGTCGAACAGTTCGGCAAAGAGAGGATAATTTGGGAAGCCTACAGCAATCATGTGTTTAACTATAATAATTCGGCTATAACATACACCACTTTCGATTTCCACGAGTATTG TCGAGGAATGCATTTCGAAAACGTGTCTATTCTGGTTAGCGCGTTGGCTACAGTGCTGGCAGACATGGGTTACTGCTGGCGCGATAGACAAGGTACGATTTGCATGCAAAAGGGCGTATTCCGCGTGAATTGCATAGATTGCTTAGATAGAACAAACGTGGTGCAAACCGCTCTGGGTAAAGCTGTTATGGAAATGCAGTTTTCGAAATTGGGACTAATACCACCCGACGGAATTCTACCCGCAAACATAAGACAGACTTTTCAATCGCTGTGGGCTAATAATGGCGATATTATTAGCAAGCAATACGCAGGAACAAACGCTTTAAAG ggAGATTACACGCGCACCGGAGAGAGAAAATTTACCGGCTTGATGAAAGACGGCATGAATTCCGCAAACAG ATATTATTTGAATCGTTTCAAGGATGTCTACAGACAAGCGACAATCGATATGATGCTGGGAAATACTGTGAGCGAAGAAGTATTCCTAGAACGCACAGAAGAGGAAGATAATGCGGCAACTGCTATTCACGTGAAACTATTGATCgaagattgtaaaaaattattaatacctGACCCGGAAATCATTCTGGGCAGTTGGGGACTTATCGATGCCGATCCTGT caCGGGTGATCCAACGGAGACAGAAATGgatactattttaatattgactCGAGATAGCTATTACATAGCGGATTATGACGATCAGATCGATAAAGTCACAAATTATCAAAGCGTTCTTCTCAAAGATATCGTCTTGATCGAATTCGGTCAGCCTGAGAATACAGTTTCCTTCTTCAAGAATAAGCATTACTACTGTATCCGAATCAATTACAAAGTGAATGGCGAATACGGTTATTTTCACATGTTCCGTAGTacaaatttaagattttttaataacatggCGGTTGTGATTAAAACTGAAGAAGAAAGCATAG AATCTCTAAAAGCAATTTGCGAAGCAATTTCAGTAGCCATGGAAATAGCAGGGTTGCCAAAGGTTCCTGTAGTCCTGAATGTCGCGTTAGATAAGAGAAAGAGTAAATTGGTAAATATTAAAGGCTCTACAGGGTTACTGGACATTTCGTCGTTCCCAGAAATGACAAGAAATGTGTCCGAAACACAGTTACTCGCTTTGAAGACAGCAg GTACAAAAGCTTTAAGCAACATGTCGGAGCAGTTTAGCAAACTGAATAAACTAAGTTTTGGCGCGAAGAAGCCAATTGATCTGGCCAAGGGCACAGGTGGCAAAGGAACGGATGAAGTATCGAAACCGATCTTTACCGTCGGTAGCAGAGATATCGCGGGCAACATAAAAGAGAAGAGCGGCAGCGGCAgtagcagcaacagcagcagcagcgagAATATCGAAATGACGCACATACCCGTCGAGAAGCCAGCGAACTTCAGTCACGACAAGCATTTAATGGAAGCTTATACGCCGCTAATCGGCATTATTATGGGCGTGAAGAACACCAACGTTGTGGACGGTGATGTTTGCGAGACAAACGCGAACGAGTTATCTGCACCAAGACATAACAATATGAATTCAAGTTCAAAACCCGATATGGCAATTGACGCGCTGCATCTAATACCGCAAGGTGGATCTGGCGCCAGTATCATGAGCGCTTCGCCGCAGAAGACCACGGCGACCACGCCGGAGATAACAGTTTACGACGTCGGGGATAGCGTAGGCGAGGAGAGAGAGCGAATGATACCGTCAACTCTAAcgcttttcaaaaatatcagtCACTCGACGGGAGACGTCGACAATAAAGCATCATCGATCGGTACTAAGAGTATTACACTTCAAACGGACGGCAGACTGGATGAGAAGAAAAGATCAGCTTCCGAAAAGGATCTGACGCTGAACATCACATCATCCCAAAGCGAGTCCGCTTTGAAGTccataaaagataatattacaaatgttaCTAGTCCAGTAGCGTCCACGGCCAAGGATATTCTGTTGCCGTTCTCGAAGTTTGCGAAGGGTGTGCAAACGTTAGGGGCTAATTTAGATCCTAGAAAGCTAAAGACAGGTAATGTGATGCGTTTGTCGGAAAACCAAATAGAAGAGCGACAGAAGCTTCAGGAAAGATGGATCTCTTGTCAATCTAGACTTATTGCTTTGTAA